The DNA window TAGTTTTTATAAATTTTTCTCCATCTTTGTTCATAAGATATTTTTTACTAACTTTTCTTTGTAATCTTTTTAATTTCTTTTTTAACTTTCTTACTCTTTTAGTTTTATTAATATTCTTATAAACTTTTTCATTAGAACAAGTTGCTAAGTTTTTTATTCCTAAATCTATTCCCATTATAGAGTCATTAAGCTCAGTTTTATGTATTTCTATTTTTCTAGTAAAACCTATATACCAATATTTACCATCATAACTTATATGAGGATTAAGATAATATTCGCCTTTAAGTAACTTTGGTAATGGTTCAGCTGTTTTAATATTTCCTAACTTTTCACATTGAACACCATTTTGAGTTTTCTTCATAGATTCATAATTTACATAAAAACTGATATTACTTTTTCTACTTTTATGTTTAGGAAAACCTGCTTTTTTATCAAAGAATTTTTTATAAGCTAGGCATAAATCTTTCACTGCTTGTTTTAAGACATTACTTCCTACTTCGCATAACCATTTAAAATTTTCTTCTTTCTTTAACTTAGTCATTTCTCTTCTTAAAACTTTATCATTAATAAATTTATTACCTTTTTCATAATTATCAGCTTCTTTATCCAAAGCCCAGTTATATATGAACCTTGAACAACCTGCCGACTTCCACAATAATATTTCTTGTTCTTTTGTAGGTTTAAGTCTTATCTTTGTACCTATAAATGTATAAGCTGTACTATCCATATATACACCTCACTTTTATCTTTTTTGATGTATATATTTTACACTAATTTTATTGAAAAATCAATTTATTTTTATTCATTTTAATAGATTTTTTGTGTATTCACTTTAAGTCGCAATTCTTAAAGCAGTCTTTCTCTCACGAGTAGACCTCTTATGCTTTCACATAAGCGTAGACTATTTGTTAAGCTCTTAATAAGCTCCGAATATTTTTCTTCCACCCTTGATATAAAGTCGTGTCAATATATCTGCTTGTGGTTTTACTTTCCCATATTTATGGTTATCTTCTTTTAAAAGGGAGACTCAATCTCCTAGTCGTTGAACCTTACTCATAGCTTTTGCCTTAGAGCATTGGTAACTAAACACCGATTAACTTTACTGTTTACTATCTTTTACCTTTTATAAACAGTGTTCCCTTAGAATTATAATTAAAATAGGTTGCACTAACAAAAAGACTATTTTAAATTATAACTTTTTTTCATCTTAGGATATATAAATCAATTTTTTCTGCTTTCGCCACCATCAAGCATATCATTTCTAATTACTTTGTGGTTTGATTTATCTTTACGGTTTCCTAGTTTTAAATTCGAGCTACCTCAACATTACTGTTAAAGTAGGGGTTTTCTTTACAATTATTTTTTGAATTACATAGTTTTTATAACTGTTTTCCTTCCCATTTCATTCATTGCGAATAATATTCTTCTATGAACAGGCTTTAAACCATCTCTTACATCTGGCAATGCTCTACTTACTATAACACTCATCGAGTAATCTAAGTAAGACTCTTTTAATTCTTCTTCAATATATCTGTTATCAACATTTGACATTTATTTT is part of the Fusobacterium nucleatum genome and encodes:
- a CDS encoding transposase, which gives rise to MDSTAYTFIGTKIRLKPTKEQEILLWKSAGCSRFIYNWALDKEADNYEKGNKFINDKVLRREMTKLKKEENFKWLCEVGSNVLKQAVKDLCLAYKKFFDKKAGFPKHKSRKSNISFYVNYESMKKTQNGVQCEKLGNIKTAEPLPKLLKGEYYLNPHISYDGKYWYIGFTRKIEIHKTELNDSIMGIDLGIKNLATCSNEKVYKNINKTKRVRKLKKKLKRLQRKVSKKYLMNKDGEKFIKTKNIIKLERKIKLINRTLTNIRVNHTHQVTTEIVKTKPSKIVMETLRVTNMLKNKHLSKAIAEQGFYRFISFIEYKCKLYGIELERVPTLYPSSKKCSHCGAIKKDLKLSDRTYHCECCGLTIDRDYNASLNLTNYKIS